Proteins co-encoded in one Quercus robur chromosome 8, dhQueRobu3.1, whole genome shotgun sequence genomic window:
- the LOC126695162 gene encoding protein IQ-DOMAIN 10-like — MGSGDCFRSIISLRRVKKDRSKQAKVHSTTDKSNGSKSKNQSHTESSSSSNGGPNEIPNAPPVPIKNIAATRIQAAFRAYMARKMLQARKMLCHQPSKNETLCHPMGTVRFQGFIQDQNVREQASTALNYIHSWSRIQDQIRARRLHMVTEGRIRQKKLENQLKLEAKLHELEVEWCGGSETMEEILSRLQQREEAAIKRERTMAYAFSHQWRANSSQYLGQASYNLGKENWGWSWMERWIAARPWEIRVHVHSPESKKVQTKQSKLYKMGNQPEKKLTVSFKPALSNGKGTTKVKNLVYPAAEK; from the exons ATGGGTTCTGGAGACTGTTTTAGGTCAATAATTAGCCTAAGAAGAGTGAAGAAAGATAGATCCAAACAAGCAAAG GTGCACTCAACTACTGATAAATCAAATGGTTCCAAGAGCAAGAATCAGTCTCATACAGAGTCAAGTAGTTCTTCCAATGGTGGTCCAAATGAAATTCCAAATGCTCCACCAGTTCCAATTAAAAATATAGCTGCCACTCGGATTCAAGCTGCATTTCGGGCATATATG GCAAGAAAAATGTTACAGGCAAGAAAAATGTTATGCCATCAACCATCAAAAAATGAAACATTATGCCATCCAATGGGGACAGTGAGATTTCAGGGCTTCATTCAAGATCAAAATGTCAGAGAGCAAGCATCAACTGCATTGAATTATATACATTCATGGAGTAGAATACAAGACCAAATCAGAGCTCGCCGACTCCATATGGTCACAGAAGGTCGAATTAGGCAAAAGAAATTGGAAAATCAGTTAAAGCTTGAAGCTAAGCTCCATGAGCTCGAG GTGGAATGGTGTGGTGGCTCTGAAACCATGGAGGAAATCCTTTCCAGGTTACAACAGCGAGAAGAAGCCGCTATTAAGCGTGAGCGAACCATGGCATATGCCTTCTCTCATCAG TGGAGGGCCAACTCTAGCCAATATCTAGGCCAGGCTTCATACAATCTTGGAAAGGAAAACTGGGGTTGGAGCTGGATGGAGCGCTGGATAGCTGCTCGCCCTTGGGAGATCCGGGTTCATGTACATTCTCCTGAATCGAAGAAAGTGCAAACCAAGCAGAGCAAATTATATAAAATGGGAAATCAGCCAGAGAAGAAATTAACAGTTTCATTCAAACCTGCTTTATCAAATGGGAAGGGAACCACAAAAGTGAAAAACTTGGTCTACCCAGCTGCTGAAAAATAA